Proteins co-encoded in one Hymenobacter swuensis DY53 genomic window:
- a CDS encoding SusC/RagA family TonB-linked outer membrane protein, which translates to MLSIGSTLAAPRSANAAATPDFARLAAVAGGTVTGRVVDSTGQGIPGVTVLVEGTSLGASTDGSGNYTIANVPAGPHTLVFSSIGLNTVRTPVTVTEGQATQVAAATLSDNTTLLNEAVVVGYGTARRQDVTGSVTTVTTKDFVKGQVTSPEQLVQGKVAGVQITTGGGAPGEASVIRIRGGSSLNASNDPLIVIDGVPVDNQGINGAGNPLSLVNPQDIESFTVLKDASATAIYGSRASNGVILITTKKGLDGEKMRVNISSQVSRATNYGKVDVLSGDEYRALLNRAVAEGTIPALNQAYLGTANTDWQDAIYKTAWTTDNNVSLTGSVRHVPYRVSLGYLNQDGTLRTGNLKRNSASIGLSPRLLDDHLRIDVNVKGTWADYRFADQGAIGGAVRFNPTQPIYSTGTDGFNGYFEWRDGAIPNPLTDRNPVALLNDKRDRSTVLRSIGNVQLDYKLHFLPDLHANLNVGYDVSRSNGTVFIPASSSVAYSTQGQNNSYRQEKDNKLLETYLRYSKELGNHRVEALAGYSYQDFYTHAPFRFAYKADGSRLYPLDPAQNPFKTQYTLLSYYGRANYNFKDRYLVTATLRADASSHFSPENRWGYFPAASVAWRLNKESFLAESKTVSDLKLRASYGITGQQDITNVAGDYPYLAKYSLGAPSVRQIFGQDTIYTLRPAAYDRNLQWEQTATYDVGLDYGFFGNRLTGSVDVYLRKTSDLLAVIPIPAGSNLSNTLLTNIGSLENRGVELALNYNILQGDRLNWSVNLNATMNRGKITKLSQVQDPTYLGTPTGGIGNFQFVQVNAVGYAPNTFFLYEQRYSEAGKPIQGPTASPTIEQYVDQNGDGIINERDKVYGKNPAPKAILGFSSNLSYGKASLAFTVRSNVGGSVYNSVDGGQSSYYGLNTGLNYSANVVPAIYTTGFTTGQPLSNIYLEDASFVRLQNVTLGYDFGSLVKAGTNLNVTLAAQNLLLLTSYSGLDPERATGVDSNFYPLPRTITLGLNLGF; encoded by the coding sequence TTGCTTTCTATCGGAAGCACGCTGGCCGCGCCGCGCTCGGCAAACGCCGCAGCTACCCCTGATTTTGCTCGCCTGGCGGCTGTGGCCGGCGGCACGGTAACCGGCCGCGTGGTCGATAGCACAGGCCAGGGCATTCCGGGCGTGACGGTGCTGGTGGAAGGCACCTCGCTCGGAGCCTCCACCGATGGCAGCGGTAACTATACCATTGCTAATGTGCCCGCCGGTCCGCATACGCTGGTATTTTCCTCTATTGGGCTGAATACCGTACGGACGCCGGTAACGGTGACGGAAGGCCAGGCCACCCAGGTAGCGGCAGCCACCCTCAGCGACAACACGACTCTGCTCAATGAGGCCGTGGTAGTGGGCTACGGCACTGCTCGCCGCCAAGATGTGACGGGCTCCGTAACCACGGTAACCACTAAGGACTTTGTGAAAGGCCAAGTGACTTCGCCCGAGCAACTGGTGCAGGGCAAGGTGGCCGGCGTACAGATTACCACCGGCGGCGGAGCACCCGGCGAAGCCAGTGTGATTCGCATCCGGGGCGGCTCCTCCCTGAACGCCAGCAATGACCCGCTCATCGTAATTGACGGGGTGCCGGTGGATAACCAGGGCATCAATGGGGCAGGCAATCCGCTTTCGTTGGTCAACCCCCAGGATATTGAGAGCTTCACGGTGCTCAAGGATGCCTCGGCTACGGCCATTTACGGCTCCCGGGCTTCCAACGGGGTTATTCTCATCACCACCAAAAAAGGGCTGGATGGCGAGAAGATGCGCGTGAACATCAGCTCCCAGGTATCCAGGGCCACGAATTATGGTAAGGTGGACGTGCTCAGCGGCGACGAGTACCGCGCACTGCTGAACCGGGCCGTGGCGGAGGGTACTATTCCGGCCCTGAACCAAGCCTACCTCGGCACCGCCAATACCGACTGGCAGGACGCCATCTACAAAACTGCCTGGACCACCGATAACAACGTGAGCCTGACCGGCAGCGTGCGGCACGTGCCCTACCGGGTTTCATTGGGCTACCTGAATCAGGATGGCACGCTGCGCACCGGCAACCTCAAGCGCAACTCGGCCTCCATTGGCCTCTCCCCGCGCCTGCTGGACGACCATTTGCGCATTGACGTGAACGTGAAGGGCACCTGGGCCGACTACCGCTTTGCCGACCAGGGCGCCATTGGCGGCGCGGTGCGCTTCAACCCTACCCAGCCCATTTACAGCACGGGCACTGACGGCTTCAACGGATACTTCGAGTGGCGCGACGGGGCTATTCCGAACCCGCTCACGGACCGCAACCCGGTGGCCCTGCTCAACGACAAGCGGGACCGGAGCACGGTGTTGCGCAGCATCGGCAACGTGCAGCTCGACTACAAGCTGCATTTCCTGCCTGATCTGCACGCCAACCTAAACGTGGGCTATGATGTGTCGCGCAGCAACGGTACTGTCTTTATCCCGGCCAGCTCGTCGGTGGCGTATTCCACCCAGGGCCAGAACAACTCCTACCGCCAGGAAAAGGACAACAAGCTGCTGGAAACCTACTTGCGCTACAGCAAGGAGCTGGGTAACCACCGGGTGGAGGCCCTGGCCGGCTACTCTTACCAGGATTTCTACACCCACGCGCCCTTCCGGTTTGCCTACAAGGCCGACGGCTCGCGCCTGTACCCGCTCGACCCAGCCCAGAACCCCTTCAAAACCCAGTACACCCTGCTTTCCTACTACGGCCGGGCGAATTATAACTTCAAGGACCGCTACCTCGTGACGGCCACCTTGCGGGCCGATGCGTCCTCGCACTTCAGCCCCGAAAACCGCTGGGGCTACTTCCCGGCGGCCTCGGTAGCCTGGCGCCTCAACAAGGAAAGCTTCCTGGCTGAGTCGAAAACGGTATCGGACCTGAAGCTGCGGGCCAGTTACGGCATTACGGGCCAGCAGGATATTACCAACGTAGCCGGTGACTACCCCTACCTGGCCAAGTACAGCCTCGGGGCACCCTCGGTACGGCAGATTTTCGGGCAGGACACCATCTACACCCTCCGTCCCGCTGCCTACGACCGGAACCTGCAGTGGGAGCAAACGGCAACCTACGACGTGGGCCTGGACTATGGCTTCTTCGGTAACCGTCTGACCGGTTCGGTGGATGTATATCTACGCAAAACCTCTGACCTGCTGGCCGTTATTCCGATTCCGGCGGGCAGCAACCTCTCCAACACGCTGCTCACCAACATCGGGAGCCTGGAAAACCGGGGCGTGGAGCTGGCCTTGAACTACAACATATTGCAGGGCGACCGGCTGAACTGGTCCGTGAACCTCAATGCCACCATGAACCGGGGCAAAATCACCAAACTCTCACAGGTACAGGACCCCACCTACTTGGGCACGCCTACCGGTGGCATCGGCAACTTCCAGTTTGTGCAGGTGAATGCCGTGGGCTACGCGCCCAATACCTTCTTCCTGTATGAGCAGCGGTACAGCGAGGCAGGTAAGCCCATTCAGGGACCCACCGCCAGCCCCACCATCGAGCAGTACGTGGACCAGAACGGAGACGGCATCATTAATGAGCGGGATAAGGTGTACGGCAAGAACCCCGCGCCCAAGGCCATTCTGGGCTTCAGCTCCAACCTGAGCTACGGCAAAGCGAGTCTGGCCTTCACGGTGCGCTCCAACGTGGGCGGCTCCGTGTACAACAGCGTAGACGGCGGCCAGAGCAGCTACTACGGCCTGAATACCGGCCTGAACTACTCGGCCAACGTGGTGCCCGCCATCTACACCACCGGCTTCACCACTGGTCAGCCGCTGAGCAACATTTACCTGGAAGACGCCTCGTTCGTGCGCCTGCAGAACGTGACGCTGGGCTACGATTTCGGCAGCCTGGTGAAAGCCGGCACCAACCTCAACGTGACCCTGG
- a CDS encoding M16 family metallopeptidase, with the protein MLDRTVAPPVQPLASVKLPAADVFSLPNGARLHVMRNDAQPVVRLQVVFKAGKWYEPAPGVSLLTARMLLEGTRTRTARQIADEIAFYGASLECDQGFDRATLTLYCLTRHLEKLLPLVLDVLTEPTFPEAELTQLQTRTVQNVRVERQKTSYLAAEQFSSNLFGATYPYGVKFDETAFQRVTTEQVRTFHQQAYTFTGAELFLCGDVSPVQDALVQDILGAVPGISSGIEAVAAAFPASAPAQDYVLVEGSLQASLRIGRLWPALSHPQTHDLQVLAKVLGGYFGSRLMKNIREDKGLTYGIYASIGPREQATSFVIGSDVNAASADAAIREVHHELHRLQEELVPESELQTVKNYMAGKFANELSTVFEQCDKYKNLVFYNLPATYYSDFISHVQAVSASTLQELAQQYLAPEDMIEVVAGPGQRT; encoded by the coding sequence ATGCTCGACCGCACAGTCGCTCCTCCCGTTCAGCCGCTGGCCAGCGTAAAGCTGCCCGCGGCTGACGTGTTTTCGCTCCCTAACGGAGCCCGCCTGCATGTGATGCGCAATGATGCGCAACCCGTAGTTCGGCTGCAGGTAGTATTTAAAGCCGGTAAATGGTACGAGCCGGCCCCCGGCGTATCGTTGCTCACGGCCCGCATGCTGCTGGAAGGCACCCGCACCCGCACTGCCCGCCAGATTGCCGACGAAATAGCCTTTTACGGCGCCTCGCTGGAGTGCGACCAGGGCTTTGACCGCGCTACCCTCACCCTCTACTGCCTGACCCGGCATCTGGAAAAGCTGCTGCCGCTGGTTCTTGATGTGCTCACCGAGCCTACCTTTCCGGAAGCCGAACTGACGCAGCTGCAAACCCGCACCGTGCAGAACGTGCGGGTTGAGCGGCAGAAAACCAGCTACCTCGCCGCCGAGCAGTTCTCCAGCAACCTCTTCGGGGCAACCTATCCGTACGGGGTCAAGTTTGACGAAACAGCCTTCCAGCGCGTCACCACAGAGCAGGTCCGCACTTTTCATCAGCAGGCATACACCTTTACCGGAGCCGAGCTTTTCCTTTGCGGAGATGTCAGCCCGGTTCAGGATGCGCTTGTACAGGATATACTGGGAGCTGTTCCCGGCATTAGCAGCGGAATAGAGGCCGTTGCGGCTGCTTTTCCGGCCAGTGCCCCGGCCCAGGATTACGTGCTGGTGGAAGGCAGCCTACAGGCTTCTCTGCGCATCGGGCGGTTGTGGCCAGCTCTCAGTCATCCTCAAACGCATGATTTACAGGTACTGGCGAAGGTACTTGGTGGGTACTTCGGCTCCCGCCTGATGAAGAACATCCGGGAAGATAAAGGCCTGACTTACGGCATTTACGCCAGTATCGGCCCGCGTGAGCAGGCTACCAGCTTCGTGATTGGTTCCGATGTAAATGCAGCCAGTGCCGACGCAGCTATTCGGGAAGTGCATCATGAGCTGCACCGCCTGCAGGAGGAATTGGTGCCTGAAAGTGAGCTGCAGACGGTGAAAAACTACATGGCCGGCAAATTCGCCAATGAGCTCAGCACCGTATTCGAGCAGTGCGATAAGTACAAGAACCTGGTCTTTTATAACCTACCCGCCACCTATTACTCCGATTTCATCAGCCATGTTCAGGCCGTCAGTGCCTCAACGCTGCAGGAGTTGGCGCAGCAATACCTTGCTCCGGAAGACATGATTGAGGTAGTAGCCGGTCCCGGGCAGCGCACCTGA
- the porV gene encoding type IX secretion system outer membrane channel protein PorV has protein sequence MTLPKLSLRSVLLPGLLGLAATATHAQSRVNAITTAVPILTISPDARSSALGEAGVAISPDANAGYYNPGKLGFVRYQYSAAASYTPWLASIANDMGLAYLSGTSKLGERSTISANLMYFDLGQIDYRTANNQPNGSFNPKEYAFTVGYGQKLSDNFGVGLNARYVRSNLTGGSTDSNPGNAIAVDLGAYYTTDLSIGAGEYNLALGAAVSNIGNKITYTDANQPDFLPTNLKLGTAITRELDAYNRLTVTVDANKLLVPTPFYDVNDPTDNRQAPAVVAENEKRANYGIVRGITSSFSDAPGGFSEEMKEINLSAGLEYVYNDLLMARVGYFYENPMKGDRQYLSFGAGVRYQVFGVDGTYLVPNSKANPLAQTLRVSLHFNFNELSEAFGSSDSPTN, from the coding sequence ATGACACTGCCGAAACTGTCCCTGCGCTCTGTGCTGCTGCCTGGTCTGCTTGGTCTGGCTGCTACTGCTACCCACGCCCAGAGCCGGGTCAATGCCATTACCACCGCTGTGCCCATTCTCACCATCAGCCCCGATGCGCGTTCTTCGGCTTTAGGTGAGGCCGGGGTTGCCATCAGCCCCGATGCCAACGCCGGGTACTATAACCCGGGCAAGCTGGGCTTTGTGCGGTACCAGTACAGCGCGGCAGCATCCTACACTCCCTGGCTGGCCAGCATTGCCAATGATATGGGTCTGGCTTACCTGAGTGGCACCAGCAAACTTGGTGAGCGGTCGACAATTTCGGCCAACCTGATGTATTTCGATCTGGGCCAGATTGATTACCGCACGGCCAATAATCAGCCGAACGGTTCCTTCAACCCCAAGGAATACGCCTTTACGGTAGGCTACGGCCAAAAGCTGAGCGACAACTTTGGCGTGGGTCTGAATGCCCGCTATGTTCGCTCCAACCTCACTGGCGGCAGCACCGACTCTAATCCCGGCAACGCCATAGCCGTTGATCTGGGGGCCTACTACACCACCGACCTTTCCATCGGGGCGGGCGAGTACAATCTGGCCCTTGGCGCGGCGGTATCGAATATCGGTAACAAAATCACGTACACCGATGCCAATCAGCCGGATTTCCTGCCCACCAACCTGAAGCTGGGCACGGCCATTACCCGGGAGCTGGACGCCTACAACAGATTAACGGTGACGGTGGACGCCAACAAGCTGTTGGTTCCAACTCCTTTCTATGATGTAAATGACCCCACTGATAACCGTCAGGCCCCGGCGGTAGTTGCCGAGAATGAGAAGCGGGCCAACTACGGCATCGTGCGCGGCATTACCAGTTCCTTCAGCGACGCGCCCGGCGGTTTCAGTGAGGAAATGAAGGAAATCAACCTCTCGGCGGGCCTGGAGTACGTGTACAACGATTTGCTGATGGCCCGCGTAGGCTATTTCTACGAAAACCCCATGAAGGGTGACCGGCAATATCTAAGCTTTGGGGCCGGAGTACGCTACCAAGTTTTCGGGGTGGATGGCACGTACCTGGTTCCTAACTCCAAGGCCAACCCGCTGGCGCAAACCTTACGTGTCTCCCTGCACTTTAACTTCAACGAGCTGAGCGAAGCCTTCGGTTCTTCAGACAGCCCAACCAACTAA
- the porU gene encoding type IX secretion system sortase PorU yields the protein MRYSTVWWLVVLVLTMAGQTAWAQSEQVVRARVTWTGKEPIAIRGQKRQVPSFRGASFRANEQVGTLQLRLAGIVAQGQLRDAVYEPVVAADAKQLDLAALPTTPTLQLISGTDTRQPVTLLAIQPLRRNAQTGQPEKLVSFTYAYTTAAQRLTASRIYTRTSALSQGDWFKIGVPSNGIYKLDKATLSGLGMNVQGLDPNRLRLYGNAMGTLPQLNSAYRPDDLAENAIQFVGDGNATFDDNEYFLFYARGPHTWTRDGLSNRFRHQQNPYADTAYYFLTAGTSGGRRVAPRSAVSGSASARITTFNERQFYERELQNLAKSGRVWVGEQFSTASGTQREVTFPVTDLVAGSAAQVTSSVVAASSSASVFQTSINGQNTVSQVVPGYNCTGGYGCYPEIANTNLSNIAYTVPGTSPSEVKISLTYAGGTDPGAKGYLDYLELNAQRQLRLNGSLLEFRSLENISAAAISQFELANATGATIWEVTNPRRPAAVAHTSGTFLARTDSVREFVAFTGSNFPTPRGFGKVGNQNLHALNLDGKLELVILTHPAFLTAANALAAHRTTRDGLTVQVVTTTQVYNEFGSGAQDVTAIRDFMKMVYDRNTTSSRQYLLLFGDASYDYKADITNDATKLPDWWKDRLPANADKINQNFVPVYESVEGFDLVMGARPNAQGLTYSSDDYYALLDDNEGAWLPNTSNELMDVAVGRLPVRTIDQATLVVKKLIGYDAASSYGKWRNRLTFVADDGDGNLFSYYSDQLANPLDTLAKARSYNVYKQYLDLYPQTIVAAGQRSPAAEKALDEAFEKGSLLINYIGHGSPRSWADEQILTNGSVQRLQNSATLPFLFTGTCDFSTYDNPEFTSAGELSLTDISGGSIGLLTTTRVVYADKNQSLAIEFFNDLFKPRSDGTMPRIGDICQTAKNIAVAGDNNRNYALLGDPSMRLAYPEQLAVITQINGKTAGAAQTDTLKALQRVELKGEVRQGGRLNNAFNGTANVQVFEKKSVVMTLANEANSPTVPITIRENVLYDGPATVRNGQFNVQFVVPKDINYSVGLGKISLYASDAASRTDAHGQMLVSVGDASPLAYRDTIPPRIQLFMDNEQFVFGGLTGLTTTMLGNLRDESGINTAGTGIGHDLTATLDGDASKVTILNSFYTAKTDSFQVGRVEYKFKDLTAGPHELRVKAWDTWNNSAERSVEFVAAPTEKLALQHVLNYPNPFARNTTFHFDHNRSGEDLDIQVQIFTVSGKLVRTLQGSAFGSGSHVSAVTWDGRDEYQDQLARGVYVYRVSVRTRSANGSATTTASKYEKLVLLN from the coding sequence ATGCGGTATTCTACGGTCTGGTGGCTGGTTGTCCTGGTTTTGACGATGGCCGGGCAGACTGCTTGGGCACAGTCGGAGCAGGTAGTACGAGCCCGCGTCACCTGGACGGGCAAGGAGCCGATTGCCATACGGGGGCAAAAGCGGCAGGTACCGTCGTTTCGGGGCGCGTCGTTCCGCGCCAACGAGCAGGTGGGTACCCTACAGCTGCGCTTGGCTGGCATCGTAGCCCAGGGCCAGCTTCGCGACGCGGTGTATGAGCCGGTGGTGGCCGCAGACGCTAAGCAACTGGATCTGGCCGCGCTGCCTACGACTCCCACGTTACAGTTGATTTCGGGTACCGATACCCGGCAGCCGGTTACGCTGCTGGCCATCCAGCCGCTACGCCGCAATGCCCAGACCGGCCAACCCGAAAAGCTGGTTTCCTTCACTTACGCCTACACCACGGCCGCTCAACGCCTTACTGCTTCCCGCATCTATACCCGTACTTCCGCGCTCAGCCAGGGTGACTGGTTTAAGATTGGGGTGCCAAGCAATGGTATATATAAGCTCGACAAAGCCACGCTAAGCGGATTGGGCATGAATGTGCAGGGCCTCGACCCTAACCGGCTGCGCCTCTACGGCAACGCTATGGGCACCCTGCCCCAGCTCAACAGTGCCTACCGCCCCGATGACCTCGCCGAAAACGCCATCCAGTTCGTGGGCGACGGCAACGCCACCTTCGACGACAACGAATACTTTCTGTTCTACGCCCGGGGCCCCCACACTTGGACGCGCGACGGCCTGAGCAACCGATTCCGGCACCAGCAAAACCCCTACGCCGATACTGCTTATTATTTCCTGACAGCAGGCACCAGTGGCGGCCGGCGGGTAGCCCCGAGGTCCGCTGTAAGCGGGTCGGCTTCGGCTCGTATTACCACCTTCAATGAGCGGCAGTTCTATGAGCGGGAGCTGCAGAATCTGGCCAAATCGGGGCGGGTGTGGGTAGGCGAGCAGTTTTCCACCGCCTCCGGGACACAGCGCGAGGTTACTTTTCCGGTAACTGATCTGGTAGCCGGCTCGGCGGCACAGGTTACGTCTTCCGTGGTGGCGGCCTCCTCTTCCGCATCCGTTTTCCAGACCAGTATAAATGGGCAGAATACCGTAAGCCAAGTGGTACCGGGCTACAACTGCACCGGCGGCTACGGCTGCTACCCGGAAATAGCCAATACCAACCTCTCCAATATAGCCTACACGGTTCCGGGCACCTCGCCATCAGAGGTAAAAATAAGCCTGACGTACGCCGGGGGAACCGATCCGGGCGCTAAGGGCTACCTCGACTACTTGGAGCTGAATGCCCAGCGCCAGCTTCGCCTGAATGGCAGCCTGCTGGAATTTCGCTCCCTTGAGAACATTAGCGCGGCGGCTATTAGTCAGTTTGAGCTGGCCAACGCCACGGGAGCTACCATCTGGGAAGTAACCAATCCGCGCCGGCCGGCGGCAGTGGCCCACACCAGCGGCACTTTTCTGGCCCGCACCGATTCGGTACGCGAGTTTGTAGCCTTCACCGGCAGCAACTTCCCTACGCCGCGCGGTTTTGGTAAAGTCGGCAACCAGAACCTGCACGCCCTCAACCTTGATGGCAAGCTGGAGCTGGTTATTCTCACGCACCCAGCTTTCCTGACGGCCGCCAACGCCCTGGCCGCTCACCGTACCACCCGCGACGGGCTTACGGTGCAGGTAGTAACCACCACCCAGGTGTACAATGAGTTCGGCTCCGGGGCGCAGGACGTAACGGCCATTCGGGACTTCATGAAGATGGTGTACGACCGGAACACCACTAGCAGCCGCCAGTATCTGCTGCTGTTCGGCGACGCCTCGTACGACTATAAGGCCGACATCACCAACGATGCCACTAAGCTGCCTGATTGGTGGAAGGACCGTTTGCCGGCTAACGCCGATAAAATCAACCAGAACTTCGTGCCGGTGTATGAGTCGGTGGAAGGCTTTGACCTGGTGATGGGGGCCCGCCCGAATGCCCAAGGCCTCACCTACTCCTCCGACGATTACTATGCCCTGCTCGATGACAACGAGGGGGCCTGGCTACCCAACACCAGCAACGAGTTGATGGATGTAGCCGTGGGCCGCCTACCCGTCCGCACCATTGACCAGGCCACTCTAGTGGTGAAAAAGCTGATTGGCTACGACGCGGCCAGCAGCTACGGCAAGTGGCGCAACCGCCTGACCTTCGTGGCCGATGATGGGGACGGCAACCTGTTCAGCTACTACAGCGACCAGCTTGCTAATCCGTTAGATACCTTGGCTAAAGCGCGCAGCTACAATGTGTACAAGCAGTACCTCGACCTGTATCCGCAGACCATTGTGGCGGCCGGCCAACGCTCCCCAGCAGCTGAAAAGGCACTGGACGAGGCGTTTGAAAAAGGCTCTCTGCTGATCAACTACATAGGTCACGGCAGCCCACGGAGTTGGGCCGATGAGCAGATCTTGACAAATGGTTCAGTTCAGCGGCTTCAGAACAGCGCCACGCTGCCCTTCCTATTTACCGGCACTTGCGACTTCAGCACCTATGATAACCCGGAGTTTACCTCTGCCGGGGAACTGTCGCTCACCGATATCAGCGGCGGCTCTATTGGGCTGCTCACTACTACCCGCGTGGTGTATGCCGATAAAAACCAGTCGTTGGCTATTGAGTTCTTCAACGACCTATTCAAGCCTCGCTCCGATGGCACGATGCCCCGCATCGGCGACATCTGCCAGACGGCTAAGAACATCGCCGTGGCCGGCGACAACAACCGCAATTACGCTCTGCTCGGCGATCCATCTATGCGTTTGGCCTACCCGGAGCAACTGGCAGTCATCACGCAAATCAATGGCAAAACTGCCGGCGCGGCCCAGACCGATACGCTTAAGGCTCTTCAACGGGTGGAGTTGAAAGGCGAAGTGCGCCAAGGAGGCCGCCTGAATAATGCTTTCAACGGTACGGCCAACGTGCAGGTCTTCGAGAAGAAGTCGGTGGTGATGACACTGGCTAACGAGGCCAATTCGCCGACGGTACCCATTACCATCCGGGAGAATGTGCTGTATGATGGGCCGGCCACGGTGCGCAACGGGCAGTTCAACGTGCAGTTTGTCGTGCCCAAGGATATCAATTACAGCGTAGGGCTGGGCAAAATCAGCCTGTATGCCTCCGATGCCGCTTCCCGCACCGATGCTCACGGCCAGATGCTGGTATCGGTAGGCGACGCGTCTCCCCTGGCTTACCGCGACACTATTCCGCCGCGCATCCAGCTGTTCATGGATAATGAGCAGTTTGTATTTGGCGGGCTCACGGGTCTTACTACCACCATGCTGGGCAATCTGCGCGACGAAAGTGGTATCAACACGGCCGGTACCGGCATCGGGCACGACCTTACGGCCACCCTGGACGGGGACGCCAGCAAAGTGACCATTCTCAACTCCTTCTACACCGCCAAAACCGATAGTTTTCAGGTGGGCCGGGTAGAATACAAGTTCAAGGACCTCACGGCTGGCCCCCACGAGCTGCGCGTAAAAGCCTGGGACACGTGGAATAACTCCGCGGAGCGCTCAGTGGAGTTTGTGGCCGCACCCACCGAGAAACTGGCCCTGCAGCACGTCCTGAACTATCCTAACCCGTTTGCCCGCAACACCACCTTCCATTTCGACCATAACCGGAGCGGTGAGGATCTGGACATTCAGGTGCAGATTTTTACGGTGTCGGGTAAATTGGTGCGCACGTTGCAGGGCTCGGCTTTTGGCAGCGGCTCCCACGTTTCGGCCGTCACCTGGGACGGCCGCGATGAGTACCAGGACCAGCTGGCCCGGGGCGTGTACGTGTACCGCGTAAGCGTGCGCACACGCTCAGCCAACGGCTCGGCTACGACTACCGCATCGAAATACGAGAAACTGGTTTTGCTCAACTAA
- the pssA gene encoding CDP-diacylglycerol--serine O-phosphatidyltransferase, whose product MKKHLPNAVTCLNLFSGCLAICQIFAGNLETAAYFVGLSALFDFFDGLLARALHVSSPIGKDLDSLADVVSFGVVPGAFLFDLLRQSGAGMPNWLPYAGFIVTVFSALRLAKFNNDTRQSDSFIGLPTPACTLVVTSLPLILANDRFALSPYVLNPWVLLGLTLVLSGLLVAELPLFALKFKSFRWQDNQVRFVFLLLSVGLLLWLWAAAIPLIILLYVLLSVLSPAKPKIEAA is encoded by the coding sequence TTGAAAAAGCATCTTCCCAACGCCGTTACCTGCCTGAACCTCTTTTCGGGCTGCCTGGCCATCTGCCAAATTTTTGCTGGCAACCTGGAAACAGCCGCCTATTTCGTTGGGCTTTCGGCTTTGTTCGATTTCTTCGACGGCTTACTGGCGCGGGCACTCCACGTCTCCTCCCCCATCGGCAAAGACCTGGATTCCTTGGCCGATGTCGTGTCGTTTGGGGTAGTACCGGGAGCCTTCCTCTTTGATCTGCTGCGGCAAAGTGGGGCCGGAATGCCCAACTGGTTGCCCTACGCCGGCTTTATCGTGACGGTGTTTTCGGCACTGCGGCTGGCCAAATTCAATAATGATACCCGCCAGTCCGATTCCTTTATTGGCCTGCCCACGCCAGCCTGCACCCTGGTGGTCACCTCGCTGCCCCTGATTCTGGCCAACGACCGGTTTGCCCTCAGCCCCTACGTGCTGAATCCGTGGGTGCTGCTGGGGCTCACGCTGGTACTTTCCGGGCTGCTGGTAGCCGAGTTGCCGCTCTTTGCCTTGAAGTTTAAGTCCTTTCGCTGGCAGGACAACCAAGTGCGGTTTGTGTTCCTGCTGCTGAGCGTTGGGCTGCTTTTGTGGCTATGGGCCGCCGCCATTCCGCTGATTATTTTGTTGTACGTGCTGCTCTCGGTGCTGAGCCCCGCAAAGCCCAAAATCGAAGCCGCGTAA